From the Leptotrichia sp. oral taxon 221 genome, one window contains:
- the rpsJ gene encoding 30S ribosomal protein S10, with protein MDKIRIYLQSYDHKLLDQSAKKIAEVVKKNGSELAGPLPLPTKTKKYTVLRSVHVNKDSREQFEMRIHRRFVEIKNSSQQIMAALGSLNLPSGVGIEIKQL; from the coding sequence TTGGATAAAATCAGAATATATCTTCAATCTTATGATCATAAATTATTAGATCAATCTGCAAAAAAAATTGCAGAAGTAGTAAAGAAAAATGGTTCAGAATTAGCTGGTCCATTACCTTTACCAACTAAAACTAAAAAATATACAGTTTTAAGATCTGTACATGTTAATAAAGATTCAAGAGAACAATTTGAAATGAGAATACACAGAAGATTTGTTGAAATTAAAAATTCTAGTCAACAAATAATGGCTGCGTTAGGATCATTAAACTTACCATCAGGTGTAGGAATAGAAATTAAGCAATTATAA
- the rplW gene encoding 50S ribosomal protein L23 produces the protein MHITDIIKKPVLNTEKARNLFENNEYVFIVDRRANKIQIKEAVEKLFNVKVESVNTLNIKPKAKRFRMSVYKTSAIKKAMVKLKKGETIAAYEG, from the coding sequence ATGCATATTACTGATATAATCAAAAAACCAGTATTGAATACAGAAAAAGCTAGAAACTTATTTGAAAATAATGAGTACGTATTTATCGTTGATAGAAGAGCAAACAAAATTCAAATCAAAGAAGCTGTTGAAAAATTATTCAATGTAAAAGTTGAAAGCGTAAATACTTTGAATATTAAACCAAAAGCAAAAAGATTTAGAATGTCAGTTTATAAAACATCTGCTATAAAAAAAGCAATGGTTAAATTGAAAAAAGGTGAAACAATCGCAGCATATGAAGGATAA
- the rpsQ gene encoding 30S ribosomal protein S17, with protein sequence MENKRNERKVREGIVVSDKMDKTVVVLEETMRLHKIYKKRVKTSKRYKAHDENNECGVGDRVRIMETRPLSKDKRWRVVTILEKAK encoded by the coding sequence GTGGAGAATAAAAGAAACGAAAGAAAAGTAAGAGAAGGTATTGTTGTTTCTGATAAAATGGATAAAACAGTAGTTGTTCTTGAAGAAACAATGAGATTACATAAAATCTATAAAAAAAGAGTGAAAACTTCTAAAAGATATAAAGCACATGATGAAAATAACGAATGTGGTGTAGGAGACAGAGTAAGAATCATGGAAACTAGACCATTAAGTAAAGATAAAAGATGGAGAGTAGTGACTATCTTAGAAAAAGCTAAATAG
- the rplP gene encoding 50S ribosomal protein L16, translating to MLIPKRTKYRKQFRGKMGGIATKGNKVDFGEFGLAAREFGWITSRQIEACRVTINRTFKREGKIWIRIFPDKPYTKRPEGTRMGKGKGNTEGWVAVVKKGKIMFEVAGVSEEKAKEALRKAGHKLPIKVKFVRKEEVGGDK from the coding sequence ATGTTAATACCTAAAAGAACGAAATATAGAAAACAGTTCAGAGGAAAAATGGGTGGTATAGCAACTAAAGGAAACAAAGTTGATTTTGGTGAATTTGGATTGGCCGCTAGAGAATTTGGTTGGATTACTTCAAGACAAATAGAAGCTTGTAGGGTAACAATCAACAGAACATTTAAAAGGGAAGGAAAAATTTGGATTAGAATATTCCCTGATAAACCTTATACAAAAAGACCAGAAGGAACAAGAATGGGTAAAGGTAAAGGTAATACAGAAGGTTGGGTAGCTGTAGTTAAAAAAGGAAAAATAATGTTTGAAGTTGCTGGAGTATCAGAAGAAAAGGCTAAAGAAGCATTAAGAAAAGCAGGACATAAACTACCTATCAAAGTTAAATTTGTAAGAAAAGAAGAAGTAGGTGGTGATAAGTAA
- the rpsH gene encoding 30S ribosomal protein S8 — translation MHLTDPIADMLTRIRNGNMAKHAEVKIPFSKIKESIANILKNEGYIVSYEVKEEGTKKDIVVTLKYMDGDAVIKGLKRISKPGRRVYTSVESLPKVLGGLGIAIVSTPKGVITDKECRKHSVGGEVLCYVW, via the coding sequence ATGCATTTAACAGATCCTATTGCTGATATGCTTACTAGAATTAGAAATGGAAATATGGCAAAACATGCTGAAGTTAAAATACCATTTTCAAAAATTAAAGAAAGTATAGCGAATATATTAAAAAATGAAGGATATATAGTTAGTTACGAAGTAAAAGAAGAAGGTACAAAAAAAGATATAGTAGTAACATTAAAATATATGGATGGAGATGCTGTAATCAAAGGGTTGAAAAGAATTTCTAAACCTGGAAGAAGAGTATATACATCTGTAGAAAGTTTACCTAAAGTATTAGGTGGATTAGGAATTGCCATTGTCTCAACACCAAAAGGTGTTATAACAGACAAAGAATGCAGAAAGCATAGCGTTGGTGGAGAGGTTCTTTGCTACGTGTGGTAA
- the tuf gene encoding elongation factor Tu, with the protein MAKAKFERSKPHVNIGTIGHVDHGKTTTTAAISKVLAEKGLAEKVDFENIDQAPEERERGITINTAHIEYETEKRHYAHVDCPGHADYVKNMITGAAQMDGAILVVSAADGPMPQTREHILLARQVGVPYIVVYLNKVDMVDDEELLELVEMEVRELLNEYGFPGDDVPVIKGSSLGALNGEQKWIDAIVELMDAVDEYIPTPERPIDQPFLMPIEDVFTITGRGTVVTGRVERGVVKVGEEVEIVGIKPTSKTTVTGVEMFRKLLDSGQAGDNIGALLRGTKKEEVERGQVLAKPGTITPHTGFKSEVYVLTKDEGGRHTPFFTGYKPQFYFRTTDITGEVNLPEGVEMVMPGDNIEMTVELIHPIAMEEGLRFAIREGGRTVASGVVATITK; encoded by the coding sequence ATGGCAAAAGCTAAATTCGAGAGAAGTAAACCACACGTAAACATAGGAACAATCGGTCACGTTGACCACGGTAAAACAACAACAACAGCAGCAATTTCAAAAGTATTAGCTGAAAAAGGGTTAGCTGAAAAAGTTGATTTTGAAAACATTGACCAAGCTCCTGAAGAAAGAGAAAGAGGAATTACAATTAACACAGCTCACATTGAGTATGAAACAGAAAAAAGACACTACGCTCACGTAGACTGTCCAGGACATGCTGACTATGTAAAAAATATGATTACAGGAGCAGCTCAAATGGATGGAGCTATCTTAGTAGTATCAGCAGCAGATGGTCCAATGCCTCAAACAAGAGAACATATCTTGTTGGCAAGACAAGTAGGTGTACCTTACATCGTAGTATACTTGAATAAAGTAGATATGGTAGACGACGAAGAATTATTAGAATTAGTAGAAATGGAAGTAAGAGAATTATTAAACGAATACGGATTCCCAGGAGATGACGTACCAGTAATCAAAGGATCTTCATTAGGAGCATTAAATGGAGAACAAAAATGGATAGATGCAATTGTAGAATTGATGGATGCAGTGGATGAATATATTCCAACACCAGAAAGACCAATTGACCAACCATTCCTTATGCCAATTGAAGATGTATTCACAATTACAGGAAGAGGAACAGTTGTAACAGGAAGAGTAGAAAGAGGAGTAGTAAAAGTTGGAGAAGAAGTAGAAATCGTAGGAATTAAACCAACTTCAAAAACAACAGTAACAGGAGTAGAAATGTTCAGAAAATTATTAGATTCAGGACAAGCTGGAGATAATATAGGAGCATTATTAAGAGGAACTAAGAAAGAAGAAGTGGAAAGAGGACAAGTGTTGGCAAAACCAGGAACAATCACTCCACATACAGGATTTAAATCAGAAGTATATGTATTGACAAAAGATGAAGGAGGAAGACATACTCCATTCTTTACAGGATACAAACCACAATTCTATTTCAGAACAACTGATATTACAGGAGAAGTAAACTTACCAGAAGGAGTAGAAATGGTAATGCCTGGAGATAACATTGAAATGACAGTAGAATTAATTCACCCAATTGCAATGGAAGAAGGATTAAGATTTGCGATTAGAGAAGGTGGAAGAACAGTAGCTTCAGGAGTAGTTGCAACTATTACTAAATAG
- the rplN gene encoding 50S ribosomal protein L14, with product MVQQQTILNVADNTGAKKIMVIRVLGGSRRRFGKIGDIVVASVKEAIPNGNVKKGDVVKAVVVRTRKELKRADGSYIKFDDNAAVVLNTSLEVRGTRIFGPVARELRAKNFMKIVSLAPEVL from the coding sequence ATGGTTCAACAACAAACGATACTTAATGTTGCTGATAACACAGGAGCGAAAAAAATCATGGTTATTAGAGTATTAGGTGGGTCAAGAAGAAGATTCGGTAAAATTGGTGACATCGTAGTAGCATCTGTTAAAGAAGCTATACCTAATGGAAATGTAAAAAAAGGAGATGTAGTTAAAGCTGTTGTAGTAAGAACAAGAAAAGAATTAAAAAGAGCAGATGGTTCATATATTAAATTTGATGATAATGCAGCAGTTGTATTAAATACAAGCTTAGAAGTAAGAGGTACAAGAATTTTTGGACCTGTAGCAAGAGAACTAAGAGCTAAAAACTTTATGAAAATAGTGTCTCTAGCACCAGAAGTATTATAG
- the rpsS gene encoding 30S ribosomal protein S19: MARSLKKGPFVDAYLLKKVEALGEKKQVIKTWSRRSTIFPQFIGHTFAVYNGKKHLPVYVTEEMVGHKLGEFAPTRTFYGHGKDAKKGKK; encoded by the coding sequence ATGGCTCGTTCATTAAAAAAAGGACCTTTTGTTGATGCTTATTTATTGAAGAAAGTAGAAGCATTAGGAGAAAAAAAACAAGTTATTAAAACATGGTCAAGAAGATCTACTATATTCCCTCAATTTATTGGACATACTTTTGCAGTATATAATGGTAAAAAACATTTACCTGTATACGTAACAGAAGAAATGGTAGGACATAAATTAGGTGAATTTGCACCAACAAGAACTTTCTATGGACACGGGAAAGATGCAAAAAAAGGTAAAAAATAA
- the rplC gene encoding 50S ribosomal protein L3, with protein MILGKKIGMTQIFEDEKLIPVTVIEAGSNFVVQIKTNEKEGYNAITLAFDEKKEKNTNKPEAGLFKKAGITPKKFLKEFKVADTASYELGQEFKVDVLEGIEFVDITGTSKGKGTAGVMKRHNFGGNRASHGVSRNHRLGGSNAGGAASNSNVPKGKKMAGRLGNEQVTVQNLRVIKFDVENNLLLVKGAIPGPKNGYLVIKKSVKKY; from the coding sequence ATGATATTAGGTAAAAAAATCGGAATGACTCAAATTTTCGAAGATGAAAAATTAATACCAGTAACAGTTATCGAAGCTGGTTCAAACTTCGTAGTTCAAATTAAAACAAATGAAAAAGAAGGATACAATGCTATTACATTAGCATTTGATGAAAAAAAAGAAAAAAATACAAATAAACCAGAAGCAGGTTTATTCAAAAAAGCAGGAATTACTCCTAAAAAATTCTTAAAAGAATTCAAAGTTGCTGATACAGCTTCATATGAATTAGGACAAGAATTTAAAGTAGACGTATTAGAAGGAATCGAATTTGTTGATATCACAGGAACTTCAAAAGGTAAAGGGACTGCAGGAGTTATGAAAAGACATAACTTTGGTGGAAACAGAGCTTCACATGGGGTTTCTAGAAACCATAGATTAGGAGGGTCAAATGCTGGAGGTGCTGCATCAAACAGTAATGTACCTAAAGGTAAAAAAATGGCTGGAAGATTAGGTAATGAACAAGTAACAGTTCAAAACTTAAGAGTTATTAAATTTGATGTAGAAAACAACCTTTTATTAGTAAAAGGTGCAATACCAGGACCTAAAAATGGTTACTTAGTTATTAAAAAATCGGTTAAGAAATACTAA
- the rplB gene encoding 50S ribosomal protein L2: MPIKKLKPITSGTRHMSILVNNELDKVRPEKSLVEPLGSSYGIDNYGHRTGRNRHKGHKRLYRVIDWKRNKLGVPAKVATLEYDPNRTANIALLHYVDGEKRYILAPNGLKKGDVVLAGEGAEIKPGNALKLKDLPIGTVIHNVELMPGKGGQLARSAGTSARLVAKEGTYCHVELPSGELRLIHKECMATIGAVGNSEHSLVSLGKAGRNRHLGRKPHVRGSVMNPVDHPHGGGEGRSPIGRKSPVTPWGKPTLGKKTRGKKLSDKFIVRKRKK; encoded by the coding sequence ATGCCAATTAAAAAGTTAAAACCAATAACTAGTGGGACAAGGCATATGTCGATATTAGTTAATAATGAATTAGATAAAGTAAGACCTGAAAAATCATTAGTAGAACCATTAGGTTCATCTTATGGAATTGATAACTACGGTCATAGAACAGGTAGAAATAGACATAAAGGTCATAAAAGATTATATAGAGTTATTGATTGGAAAAGAAATAAATTAGGAGTTCCTGCAAAAGTAGCAACTCTTGAATACGATCCAAACAGAACTGCAAACATTGCATTATTACATTACGTTGATGGAGAAAAAAGATATATCTTAGCTCCAAATGGATTGAAAAAAGGTGATGTAGTATTAGCTGGTGAAGGTGCTGAAATCAAACCAGGAAATGCTTTGAAATTAAAAGATTTACCAATCGGGACAGTTATTCACAATGTTGAGTTGATGCCTGGAAAAGGTGGACAATTAGCAAGATCTGCAGGAACTTCTGCAAGATTAGTAGCTAAAGAAGGAACTTATTGCCACGTTGAATTACCTTCAGGAGAATTAAGATTAATTCATAAAGAATGTATGGCAACAATTGGTGCAGTAGGAAATTCTGAACACTCATTAGTATCATTAGGTAAAGCTGGAAGAAATAGACATTTAGGAAGAAAACCACACGTAAGAGGATCAGTAATGAACCCTGTAGATCACCCTCATGGAGGAGGAGAAGGTAGATCTCCTATAGGTAGAAAATCACCAGTTACACCTTGGGGTAAACCTACTCTTGGTAAGAAAACAAGAGGTAAAAAACTTAGCGATAAATTTATTGTTAGAAAAAGAAAAAAATAG
- the rplX gene encoding 50S ribosomal protein L24: protein MAKPRVKSIPNRLHVKTGDTVVVISGRSKDLSRNDKGQTGDKGKVGKVLKVFPKIGKIVVEGVNIQKRHIKPNAMNPQGEVVEKEMPIFSSKVMLWDESAKKGTRVRYEIKDGKKVRISVVSGNEI, encoded by the coding sequence GTGGCTAAACCAAGAGTAAAATCAATACCTAATAGATTACATGTTAAAACTGGAGATACAGTTGTTGTAATTAGTGGTAGATCGAAAGACTTATCTAGAAATGACAAAGGTCAAACTGGAGATAAAGGAAAAGTTGGAAAAGTATTAAAAGTATTCCCTAAAATAGGTAAAATAGTTGTTGAAGGTGTAAATATTCAAAAAAGACATATCAAACCTAATGCAATGAACCCACAAGGCGAAGTTGTAGAAAAAGAAATGCCAATTTTCTCATCTAAAGTAATGCTTTGGGATGAAAGTGCAAAAAAAGGGACTAGAGTAAGATATGAAATTAAAGATGGAAAAAAAGTAAGAATATCAGTTGTTTCTGGTAACGAAATATAG
- the rplV gene encoding 50S ribosomal protein L22, protein MAVVAKLRYQRLSPQKARLVADIVRGKNALQALNVLEFTNKKAAKYIEKTLRSAIANAEHNFNLDPEKLYISKILIDKGPVLKRISPRAMGRADVIRKPTAHITVEVSERN, encoded by the coding sequence ATGGCAGTAGTAGCTAAATTACGTTACCAAAGATTAAGCCCTCAAAAAGCTAGACTTGTAGCTGATATAGTTAGAGGAAAAAATGCTTTACAAGCTTTAAACGTATTAGAGTTTACAAATAAAAAAGCAGCTAAATATATAGAAAAAACATTAAGATCAGCAATTGCAAATGCAGAACATAATTTTAATTTGGATCCAGAAAAATTATATATTTCTAAAATTTTAATTGATAAAGGACCAGTATTAAAAAGAATTAGCCCAAGAGCAATGGGAAGAGCAGATGTTATAAGAAAACCAACTGCTCATATAACAGTAGAAGTTTCAGAAAGAAACTAA
- the rplD gene encoding 50S ribosomal protein L4, giving the protein MPVLNIYKLDGSQAGTVELNNEVFGIEPNKSVMHEVLVAELAALRQGSASTKTRAEVRGGGRKPFRQKGTGRARQGSTRAPHMVGGGVVHGPKPRNYAKKVNKKVRKLALRSALAQKIIEGNLIVLDDFALEAPKTKTFVEFAKALNFADTKQLYVTEDSYETSDRDYFLYLSARNIKKVSILNSREINVYSLIKQDKVIVTKEALATIEEVLA; this is encoded by the coding sequence ATGCCAGTTTTAAATATTTATAAATTAGATGGTTCGCAAGCAGGAACTGTTGAATTAAACAATGAAGTATTTGGTATTGAACCAAATAAATCTGTAATGCACGAAGTTTTAGTTGCTGAATTAGCAGCTTTAAGACAAGGTTCTGCCTCAACAAAAACAAGAGCAGAAGTAAGAGGTGGAGGAAGAAAACCTTTTAGACAAAAAGGAACAGGAAGAGCTAGACAAGGTTCTACAAGAGCACCACACATGGTAGGTGGAGGAGTTGTTCACGGACCAAAACCTAGAAATTACGCTAAAAAAGTTAATAAAAAAGTTAGAAAATTAGCTTTAAGATCAGCATTAGCTCAAAAAATTATTGAAGGAAACTTAATTGTTTTAGATGACTTTGCATTAGAAGCACCAAAAACAAAAACATTTGTTGAATTTGCAAAAGCATTAAATTTTGCTGATACTAAACAATTATATGTAACTGAAGATTCTTATGAAACTTCTGATAGAGATTACTTCTTGTATTTATCAGCTAGAAATATTAAAAAAGTTTCAATTTTAAATTCAAGAGAAATTAATGTTTATTCATTAATCAAACAAGATAAAGTAATTGTTACTAAAGAAGCACTTGCAACTATCGAGGAGGTGTTAGCATAA
- the rplE gene encoding 50S ribosomal protein L5, producing the protein MPRLQKLYKEELVASLMKELNITNVMQVPKIEKIVVNMGIGEAVNNPKLIDTAMRELGQITGQQPVARAAKKSEAGFKLREGQKIGAKVTLRKEKMYEFLDRLISITLPRVRDFEGVSPKGFDGRGNYTLGIREQIVFPEIEIDKVDKTFGVGITIVSTARTDEEGRALLKAFGMPFAK; encoded by the coding sequence ATTCCAAGATTACAAAAGTTATATAAAGAAGAATTGGTTGCATCATTAATGAAAGAATTAAACATCACTAATGTTATGCAAGTACCTAAAATTGAAAAAATAGTAGTTAATATGGGGATTGGTGAAGCGGTAAACAACCCTAAATTAATTGATACTGCAATGAGAGAATTAGGGCAAATTACAGGACAACAGCCTGTAGCTAGAGCAGCTAAAAAATCAGAAGCAGGATTTAAATTAAGAGAAGGACAAAAAATCGGAGCAAAAGTAACATTAAGAAAAGAAAAAATGTACGAATTTTTAGATAGATTAATTAGTATTACTTTACCAAGAGTTAGAGACTTTGAAGGAGTTTCACCTAAAGGGTTCGATGGAAGAGGAAACTATACTTTAGGTATTAGAGAACAAATCGTTTTCCCTGAAATTGAAATTGATAAAGTTGATAAAACATTTGGAGTAGGAATTACAATAGTTTCAACTGCAAGAACTGACGAAGAAGGAAGAGCGTTATTAAAAGCATTCGGAATGCCGTTTGCAAAATAG
- the rplF gene encoding 50S ribosomal protein L6, whose product MSRIGNKPITIPAGVEVKLDGNKFIAKGPKGQLERELSDEIKVNIDGTEITFERPNDLPSIRALHGTTRANVNNLIIGVSQGFEKKLELVGVGYRVQANGKGLTLALGYSHPVEIEAVEGITFKVEGNTKISIEGIDKQLVGQIAANIRAKRPPEPYKGKGVKYADEVIRRKEGKKG is encoded by the coding sequence ATGTCAAGAATAGGTAATAAACCTATAACTATACCAGCTGGTGTAGAAGTTAAATTAGATGGTAATAAATTTATCGCTAAAGGACCTAAAGGACAATTGGAAAGAGAATTAAGCGATGAAATTAAAGTAAATATTGATGGCACTGAAATAACTTTTGAAAGACCTAATGACTTACCAAGCATTAGAGCTCTTCATGGGACAACTAGAGCAAATGTTAATAATTTGATTATTGGTGTTAGTCAAGGGTTTGAGAAAAAATTAGAATTAGTAGGGGTTGGATACAGAGTACAAGCTAACGGAAAAGGTTTGACTTTAGCTTTAGGATATTCTCACCCTGTTGAAATAGAAGCTGTTGAAGGAATAACTTTCAAAGTAGAAGGTAATACAAAAATTTCTATTGAAGGAATTGACAAACAATTAGTTGGACAAATTGCTGCAAATATCAGAGCTAAGAGACCACCTGAACCTTACAAAGGAAAAGGAGTTAAATATGCTGATGAAGTAATTAGAAGAAAAGAAGGTAAGAAAGGATAG
- the rpsN gene encoding 30S ribosomal protein S14 — MAKKAMVERNLRREKIVDKYAEKRAELKAKAKKGDREAIAELAKLPRNASPTRLRNRCQINGRPRGFMREFGISRVMFRKLAGEGAIPGVRKSSW, encoded by the coding sequence ATGGCTAAAAAAGCAATGGTTGAAAGAAACTTAAGAAGAGAAAAAATAGTTGATAAATATGCAGAAAAAAGAGCAGAATTAAAAGCAAAAGCTAAAAAAGGTGATAGAGAAGCAATAGCTGAATTGGCTAAATTGCCAAGAAATGCGTCACCTACTAGATTGAGAAATAGATGTCAAATTAATGGAAGACCAAGAGGATTCATGAGAGAATTTGGAATTTCTAGAGTAATGTTTAGAAAATTAGCAGGAGAGGGTGCAATCCCAGGAGTAAGAAAATCAAGTTGGTAA
- the rpsC gene encoding 30S ribosomal protein S3 yields the protein MGQKVDPRGIRIGITKTWDSKWFAEGKEYLNNFHEDIKIKEYIKKNYYHAGISTVQVERTSPTDVSVIIETGKAGILIGRKGQEIEALKNNLEKLTNKKVQVKVQEIKNPNKDAQLVAESIATAIEKRVAYKRAVQQAIQRAEKSGVKGIKVMVSGRLNGAEIARSEWTLSGRVSLHTLRADVDYATATAHTTYGALGIKVWIFNGEVLSTKKEGGNN from the coding sequence GTGGGACAAAAAGTAGATCCTAGGGGGATTAGAATTGGAATCACAAAAACTTGGGATTCAAAATGGTTCGCTGAAGGGAAAGAATACTTAAATAATTTTCATGAAGATATAAAAATAAAAGAATACATTAAAAAGAATTACTATCATGCAGGAATTTCAACAGTTCAAGTTGAAAGAACATCACCAACTGATGTTTCTGTAATAATAGAAACTGGGAAAGCTGGAATTCTAATTGGTAGAAAAGGTCAAGAAATTGAAGCTTTAAAAAATAATTTGGAAAAATTAACTAACAAAAAAGTACAAGTTAAAGTACAAGAAATTAAAAATCCTAATAAAGATGCACAATTAGTGGCTGAAAGTATAGCAACTGCTATTGAAAAAAGGGTAGCTTATAAAAGAGCTGTTCAACAAGCAATTCAAAGAGCTGAAAAATCAGGTGTAAAAGGGATTAAAGTAATGGTATCAGGAAGATTAAATGGTGCCGAAATAGCTAGAAGTGAATGGACACTTTCAGGAAGAGTATCATTACATACATTGAGAGCAGATGTTGATTATGCAACTGCAACTGCACATACTACATATGGAGCTTTAGGAATTAAAGTATGGATTTTCAATGGTGAAGTTCTTTCTACTAAAAAGGAAGGAGGAAATAATTAA
- the rpmC gene encoding 50S ribosomal protein L29 yields the protein MTANEIRELSLEELDAKVKELKQELFNLKFQKTLGQLQNTTKITEVKRTIARIKTIATEKTVK from the coding sequence ATGACAGCAAATGAAATAAGAGAATTATCATTAGAAGAATTAGATGCAAAAGTTAAAGAATTGAAACAAGAATTGTTTAATTTAAAATTTCAAAAAACTCTTGGACAATTACAAAACACTACTAAAATAACTGAAGTTAAAAGAACGATAGCAAGAATAAAAACTATCGCAACTGAAAAAACTGTTAAATAG